Proteins encoded in a region of the Vitis riparia cultivar Riparia Gloire de Montpellier isolate 1030 chromosome 7, EGFV_Vit.rip_1.0, whole genome shotgun sequence genome:
- the LOC117918113 gene encoding disease resistance protein RPM1-like yields MAEIAVTSVIDKLVSLVDEEARLLGGVHSQFEDIKTELLYIEAFLKDADAKADKGDISHGLKTWIQDLRKTAYSMEDLIDEYLLHFANPNHRHGFFGFLCKVARSIQKLKPRHEIASKIRDIKKKVGKLKETSSSYVFISSIEPRSSSSSASAPWHDQRVTSLFLDETEIVGIEPLRNELISRLVEGNPKRTVISVVGMGGLGKTTFAKKVYDNQRVVGHFDCHAWVTVSQSFKMEELLRNMTKKFYQGRKEAGPEGIDTIDEMSLIALIRQYLQDKRYVVVFDDVWKLDFWGFIKYVLPENGKGSRIIITTRNDEVASSCKESSFDYIHKLQPLSPKSSWELFCKKTFQGGCPPELEKLSLDIVKRCGGLPLAIVAIGGLLSRKQNESEWKNFSDNLGSELESNSRLQPINTILSLSYHDLPYYLKSCFLYLTIFPEDYTIKCTKLTRLWIAEGFVKAKKGVTMEELAEEFLTELINRSLVQVSDVDLEGKIRSCHIHDLMREMILKMAEEMSFCRVLAGEGSSFDGKSRRISVPNSTNNILDTIDKNSYVRSIFLFNSEMIFTSTLASKCKLVKVLDFKDAPLESVPEDLGNLFHLKFLSLRKTKVKMLPKSIGVHVKEGIGCLEDLQKLCFVEGNQGTDVIKELGKLRQLRKLGITKLTRENGQPLCASIMKMNHLKSLSISSSTEDEILDLQHVSDPPPCLSRLELYGRLDKLPDWISKLKSLVKLGLWKSRLSHDPMGVLGAQLPNLLELELLQTHAVEQLCFEAIGFQKLKVLRICDLIELKKVKIENGALPQVEELEIGPSPQLEEVPHGIYYLRKLKTLAFRDMQEEFELSMLPYRGRNYDIVEHIPNVFFYQRLSGQHYAVQSLRQLAETIPRVNC; encoded by the exons ATGGCAGAGATTGCCGTCACCTCAGTCATCGACAAGTTGGTGTCTTTGGTAGATGAAGAAGCCAGATTGTTGGGAGGTGTCCACAGTCAATTTGAAGACATCAAAACTGAGCTGCTGTATATTGAAGCTTTCCTTAAGGATGCAGATGCAAAGGCCGATAAGGGAGACATCAGCCATGGCCTTAAAACTTGGATCCAAGACTTGAGGAAGACTGCTTACTCCATGGAAGATCTCATTGATGAATACTTGCTTCACTTTGCAAATCCAAATCACCGGCATGGATTCTTTGGTTTCCTCTGCAAAGTTGCTCGCTCCATACAAAAACTGAAACCACGCCATGAGATCGCCTCCAAGATCCGGGATATCAAGAAAAAGGTTGGTAAACTGAAGGAAACAAGTTCGAGTTACGTCTTCATTAGTTCTATTGAGCCAAGATCAAGCAGCAGTTCTGCAAGTGCTCCATGGCATGACCAGCGGGTGACTTCTCTTTTCCTGGACGAAACTGAAATTGTTGGTATTGAACCTCTGAGAAATGAACTGATAAGCCGGCTGGTAGAGGGAAATCCCAAACGAACTGTAATTTCCGTGGTCGGCATGGGTGGACTTGGCAAGACGACTTTCGCCAAAAAAGTTTACGACAACCAGAGAGTGGTGGGACACTTCGATTGCCATGCTTGGGTCACTGTGTCTCAATCATTCAAGATGGAGGAGCTACTACGGAACATGACAAAGAAATTCTATCAGGGAAGAAAGGAAGCAGGTCCTGAGGGTATCGATACAATAGACGAGATGTCACTGATTGCCTTGATCAGGCAGTATTTACAAGATAAAAGGTATGTGGTTGTTTTTGATGATGTATGGAAACTAGATTTCTGGggatttattaaatatgttttaccAGAAAATGGGAAGGGCAGTAGGATAATAATCACTACACGTAATGATGAGGTAGCCTCTTCTTGCAAAGAGTCGTCATTTGATTACATCCACAAGCTGCAACCCCTGTCCCCAAAGAGTTCCTGGGAACTCTTTTGCAAGAAGACATTCCAGGGTGGATGTCCCCCAGAATTGGAGAAACTGTCTCTTGATATTGTCAAAAGATGTGGAGGATTGCCACTAGCGATTGTGGCAATAGGTGGTCTTTTGTCAAGAAAACAGAATGAGTCCGAGTGGAAAAATTTTAGTGACAACCTTGGGTCCGAGTTAGAAAGCAATTCCCGTCTTCAACCTATAAATACAATCCTCTCCCTCAGTTATCATGATCTACCTTACTACCTTAAGTCCTGTTTCTTATACTTGACCATTTTTCCAGAGGACTACACAATTAAATGTACCAAACTGACTCGGCTGTGGATAGCTGAGGGGTTTGTAAAAGCTAAGAAGGGTGTGACAATGGAAGAGCTTGCAGAGGAATTCTTGACTGAGCTGATCAATAGGAGCTTAGTTCAAGTGTCAGACGTAGATTTGGAAGGAAAAATTAGAAGCTGCCATATCCATGACTTGATGCGTGAGATGATTCTCAAAATGGCTGAGGAAATGAGTTTTTGTCGTGTTTTGGCTGGAGAAGGCTCAAGTTTTGACGGAAAATCTCGTCGAATATCAGTCCCTAACAGCACAAATAATATTCTAGACACCATTGATAAAAACTCATATGTTCGctccatttttctcttcaattcTGAGATGATTTTCACTAGTACATTGGCTTCAAAATGTAAGCTTGTGAAGGTATTGGATTTTAAAGATGCCCCTCTTGAGAGTGTTCCTGAAGATTTGGGTAATCTATTTCATCTGAAGTTCTTAAGCCTGAGAAAGACCAAAGTCAAGATGCTTCCAAAGTCTATAG GAGTGCATGTAAAGGAAGGGATTGGCTGCTTGGAAGACTTGCAGAAGCTGTGTTTTGTGGAGGGCAATCAAGGGACAGATGTAATTAAAGAGCTTGGAAAGCTAAGGCAATTGAGAAAGCTGGGGATTACAAAACTTACTAGAGAAAATGGGCAGCCTTTATGTGCCTCCATTATGAAAATGAACCACCTTAAATCTTTGTCAATCTCTTCATCAACCGAAGATGAGATTCTTGATTTGCAGCACGTATCGGATCCTCCACCATGCCTTTCACGTCTTGAGTTGTATGGACGTTTAGACAAGCTACCTGACTGGATTTCTAAACTTAAAAGTCTAGTGAAGTTAGGTTTATGGAAGTCAAGACTAAGCCACGATCCAATGGGAGTCCTCGGAGCCCAGCTGCCTAATCTGCTGGAGCTCGAGCTCCTCCAAACGCATGCGGTCGAGCAATTGTGTTTTGAAGCAATAGGATTTCAGAAACTTAAGGTCCTCCGTATCTGTGATTTGATAGAGCTGAAGAAAGTGAAAATAGAGAATGGGGCATTGCCTCAGGTTGAAGAGCTTGAAATTGGGCCTAGTCCACAGCTGGAAGAGGTGCCCCATGGCATCTACTACCTCAGGAAACTTAAAACTCTTGCATTTCGTGATATGCAGGAAGAATTTGAACTAAGTATGCTACCCTACAGAGGAAGAAATTATGATATAGTTGAGCATATCCCAAATGTCTTTTTCTATCAGAGGCTTTCAGGACAACATTACGCGGTTCAGAGTCTACGACAACTAGCTGAAACCATCCCCAGAGTCAATTGCTAG
- the LOC117918115 gene encoding uncharacterized protein LOC117918115, with protein MSGPYGGALFSATAYDANDSMFPLAFGVMSLENYADWLWFLEKLKIVVGNKEVIIISDRHPALLRSVPEVFGIENHAYCYRHLKENFSSFLSKHNTRGNKGKENALQFLDSIAYGRLEHDYNVSMFELKNYNEALATWVEENAPHHWAMSKFPKQRWDKMTTNLAESFNAWLRIERHHSICNFLLEHMSKLASMLVKHEEESKNWKGCIGPKIEAKVQENIAKGTVYPVTPFKNGVFRVCIGRALLNVDILNRTCTCRGWQMLGIPCEHATAVIISIGQNVTDFVDDCYKYPMQELIYGGSFSGIETHDMPTVDDDGLVRSITGEVFFSLKPPHTKRALGRPRKKRIEFQYQDKRTVYCSRCHMSGHNRKTCKNPLP; from the coding sequence ATGAGTGGGCCTTATGGCGGTGCTCTATTTTCAGCCACCGCCTACGATGCTAATGACTCCATGTTCCCCTTAGCCTTTGGAGTGATGAGCTTGGAAAATTATGCAGATTGGTTATGGTTCTTGGAAAAACTGAAGATAGTTGTGGGAAATAAGGAAGTTATTATTATCTCAGATAGACATCCTGCTTTGCTTCGTAGTGTCCCTGAGGTGTTTGGCATTGAAAATCATGCTTATTGCTACCGTCACCTGAAGGAGAATTTTAGTAGTTTCTTGTCCAAGCATAACACACGAGGGAACAAGGGTAAAGAAAATGCATTGCAATTCCTAGATAGCATTGCGTATGGAAGGTTAGAACATGATTATAACGTTTCCATGTTTGAACTTAAAAATTACAACGAGGCTTTAGCCACatgggttgaagaaaatgcGCCGCACCATTGGGCCATGTCAAAATTCCCAAAACAAAGATGGGATAAAATGACTACGAACCTTGCCGAGTCATTTAATGCTTGGTTACGGATTGAAAGACATCACTCTATTTGTAACTTTTTATTGGAGCACATGTCCAAGTTAGCTTCTATGCTTGTGAAGCATGAAGAAGAGTCCAAGAATTGGAAAGGGTGTATAGGGCCAAAAATTGAAGCTAAGGTGCAGGAAAATATTGCAAAGGGTACGGTGTATCCAGTCACGCCGTTCAAGAATGGAGTATTTAGGGTATGTATCGGGAGAGCCTTGTTGAATGTAGACATTCTGAACCGTACATGCACTTGTAGAGGTTGGCAAATGTTGGGAATCCCTTGTGAGCATGCCACAGCCGTCATTATTTCCATTGGTCAAAATGTTACTGATTTCGTCGATGATTGCTACAAATACCCAATGCAAGAGTTGATATATGGGGGCTCTTTCTCCGGCATAGAGACCCATGACATGCCTACTGTGGACGATGATGGTTTGGTTCGATCTATCACCGGGGAGGTGTTCTTCTCTCTAAAGCCTCCACATACAAAGCGCGCTCTCGGAAGGCCAAGGAAGAAGCGCATTGAGTTTCAATATCAAGATAAACGGACTGTTTATTGCTCTCGTTGTCATATGTCCGGCCACAACAGAAAAACCTGCAAAAATCCTTTGCCCTAA
- the LOC117918116 gene encoding FACT complex subunit SSRP1-like yields MSEGHLFNNISLGGRGGTNPGQLRVHPGGILWKKQGGGKAVEVAKSDIVGVTWMKVPRTNQLGVRVKAGLYYKFTGFRDQDVTNLTTFFQHSCGINPEEKQLSVSGRNWGEVDLNGNILTFLVGSKQAFEASLADVSQTQMQGKNDVILEFHVDDTTGANEKDSLMEISFHIPNSNTQFVGDEIRPPAQVFRDKIMSMADVGAGGEEAVVTFEGIAILTPRGRYSVELHLSFLRLQGQANDFKIQYSSVVRLFLLPMSNQPHTFVVVTLDPPIRKGQTLYPHIVMQFETDYVVQSELSLSEELLNTKYKDKLEPSYKGLIHEVFTLILRGLSGAKVTKPGKFRSCQDCYAVKSSLKAEDGVLYPLEKSFFFLPKPPTLILHEEIDYVEFERHAAGGSNMHYFDLLIRLKTEQEHLFRNIQRNEYHNLFDFISGKGLEIMNLRDVQTTDGVAAVLQNDDDDAVDPHLERIKNEAGGDESDEEDEDFVLDKDDGGSPTDDSGEEESDASESGGEKEKPSKKESKKEPFASKASSSMKKPKDGDEDGSKKRKQKKKKDPNAPKRAMSGFMFFSQTERKEGWAKLRKEVWIAKLSFDMHHILF; encoded by the coding sequence ATGTCGGAGGGTCATCTCTTTAACAATATCTCTCTCGGCGGTCGTGGCGGAACGAATCCAGGGCAGTTGAGGGTTCATCCAGGAGGGATATTATGGAAAAAGCAAGGAGGTGGAAAGGCTGTTGAGGTTGCCAAATCTGATATTGTTGGGGTGACTTGGATGAAAGTCCCAAGAACTAATCAGCTTGGTGTTCGAGTTAAAGCTGGGTTATACTACAAATTCACTGGTTTCCGTGACCAGGATGTCACTAATTTGACCACTTTTTTCCAACATTCTTGCGGAATAAACCCAGAAGAGAAGCAGCTTTCTGTGAGTGGCCGCAACTGGGGAGAAGTTGATTTAAATGGCAATATACTGACTTTTCTGGTTGGTTCGAAGCAAGCATTTGAAGCATCTTTAGCAGATGTTTCACAGACACAGATGCAAGGGAAAAATGATGTCATTTTGGAGTTCCATGTGGATGATACAACTGGGGCTAATGAGAAAGATTCATTGATGGAGATAAGCTTTCACATACCAAATTCCAATACCCAATTTGTTGGTGATGAAATTCGTCCCCCAGCTCAAGTATTCCGTGATAAAATTATGTCAATGGCCGATGTTGGTGCTGGAGGTGAAGAAGCAGTTGTTACATTTGAGGGGATTGCAATTCTTACACCAAGGGGACGGTACAGTGTGGAACTGCATTTGTCATTCCTACGCCTGCAGGGACAGGCTAAcgattttaaaattcaatacaGCAGCGTCGTTCGCCTTTTCTTACTACCTATGTCTAACCAACCACATACCTTTGTTGTTGTGACACTGGATCCACCAATCCGTAAAGGGCAGACTTTGTATCCACATATTGTGATGCAGTTTGAAACAGACTATGTGGTTCAAAGTGAATTGTCATTAAGTGAAGAACTTTTGAATACCAAGTACAAGGACAAGTTGGAGCCTTCATATAAGGGACTCATTCATGAAGTCTTCACCTTGATATTGCGTGGCTTGTCTGGTGCCAAGGTCACAAAACCAGGGAAATTCCGGAGCTGTCAGGATTGTTATGCAGTGAAGTCATCATTGAAAGCTGAAGATGGTGTTTTGTATCCACTAGAAAAGAGCTTCTTCTTTTTACCCAAGCCTCCTACCCTTATTCTTCATGAGGAGATTGACTATGTCGAGTTTGAGAGGCATGCTGCTGGAGGCTCAAATATGCATTACTTTGATCTTCTTATAAGACTAAAGACTGAGCAAGAACATCTCTTCCGGAATATTCAGAGGAATGAATACCATAATCTTTTTGACTTTATCAGTGGGAAAGGCTTGGAAATTATGAATCTTAGAGATGTCCAAACCACAGATGGTGTTGCTGCTGTTCTTcagaatgatgatgatgatgctgTTGACCCACATCTTGAGCGGATTAAGAATGAAGCTGGTGGAGATGAGAGTGATGAAGAGGATGAAGATTTTGTTCTTGACAAGGACGATGGAGGCTCTCCTACTGATGATTCTGGGGAAGAGGAATCTGATGCTAGTGAAAGTGGAGGCGAGAAAGAAAAGCCTTCGAAAAAGGAATCCAAGAAAGAGCCTTTTGCTTCTAAGGCATCTTCGTCTATGAAGAAACCCAAAGATGGAGATGAAGATGGTTCAAAGAAGAGaaaacagaagaagaaaaaagatccAAATGCGCCAAAGAGGGCTATGTCTGGTTTCATGTTCTTTTCACAAACtgaaaggaaagaagggtgGGCTAAATTAAGGAAGGAAGTGTGGATAGCAAAGTTGTCCTTTGACATGCACCACATCTTGTTTTAA
- the LOC117917682 gene encoding disease resistance protein RPM1-like — MAEIAVNIVIDKLLPLLDQEARLLGGVHRQVEDIKTELLYIQAFLMDADAKGEKADVSQGLKTWIQDLRETAYSIEDLIDEYLLHLGNPSQRHRFIGFLCKVGRLIKKLKRRHEVASKIRDIQKKVVKLKETSSTYGFISSVQPGSGGSSTSKPWHDPRVTSLFIDEAEIVGIESQKIELTSRLVEGTPKRTVISVVGMGGLGKTTLAKKVYDNKELVGYFDCSAWITVSQSFKIEELLPNMTMKFYQARKEPVPEGINTMDESSLMTLTRQYLQDKRYVVVFDDVWKLDFWGFIKYVLPENKKGSRIIITTRNDEVASSCKESSFDYIHKLQPLPPKSSWELFCKKAFQGGCPPELEKLSHDIVRRCGGLPLAIVAVGGLLSRKEKLIPEWKKFSDNLGSELQSNSHLESINTILSLSYHDLPYYLKSCFLYLAIFPEDYTIRCRPLTRLWIAEGFVKAKKDVMLEDVAEEFLTELIHRNLVQVSELCADGKIESCHIHDLIREIILKKAEELSFCCVMTGEASSFDGRFRRLSVHNSSDNVVNIIGKKSHIRSIFLYNSQMFFLEKLASRFNLLKVLDLNDSGLDSFPENLGNLLHLRYLSLRNTKVRMLPRSIGKLQNLQTLDLKYSLVEDLPVEINRLKKLRNILAQNLDIDRELGLFSVKGVHVKEGIGCLEELQKLSCVEANHGVGVIKELGKLRQLRKLSITKLTRENGKHLCASITNMNRLESLLISSLSENEILDLQYMSYPPSCLSSLQLVGPLEKLPDWVFELRNLSVVSLCYSNLMNDPVQVLQALPSLQMLELWRASAVEELCFEATGFQKLKRLDLLYLMGVKRAKIENGALPLLEVLSVGPFPQLEELPPGIRHLTRLTTLEFVNLQEELKLSMIPSRGRNYKIVEHIPNVLFSGNGTESLRELSDYKS, encoded by the coding sequence ATGGCGGAGATTGCCGTCAACATCGTCATCGACAAGTTGCTCCCATTACTAGATCAAGAAGCCAGACTATTGGGAGGCGTCCACAGACAAGTTGAAGACATTAAAACAGAGCTACTATATATTCAAGCTTTCCTAATGGATGCAGATGCAAAGGGGGAGAAAGCAGATGTCAGCCAAGGCCTTAAAACTTGGATTCAAGACTTAAGGGAGACTGCTTATTCCATAGAAGATCTGATTGATGAATACTTGCTTCACTTGGGAAATCCAAGTCAACGGCATAGATTCATTGGTTTCCTCTGCAAAGTTGGTCgcttgataaaaaaattgaaacgaCGCCACGAGGTAGCCTCCAAGATCCGTGATATCCAGAAAAAGGTTGTCAAACTCAAGGAAACAAGTTCAACTTACGGCTTCATTAGTTCAGTTCAGCCAGGATCTGGAGGCAGTAGTACAAGTAAGCCATGGCATGACCCTCGGGTGACTTCCCTTTTCATAGATGAAGCTGAAATTGTTGGTATTGAATCTCAAAAAATTGAACTCACAAGCCGGCTGGTGGAGGGAACGCCAAAACGGACTGTAATTTCAGTGGTTGGCATGGGCGGACTTGGCAAGACCACTCTTGCCAAGAAGGTATATGACAACAAGGAATTAGTGGGATACTTTGATTGCTCTGCTTGGATCACTGTGTCTCAGTCATTCAAGATAGAAGAGCTACTGCCGAACATGACAATGAAATTCTATCAAGCAAGGAAGGAGCCAGTTCCTGAGGGTATCAATACCATGGACGAGTCCTCACTAATGACCTTAACCAGGCAATATTTACAAGATAAAAGGTATGTGGTTGTTTTTGATGATGTATGGAAACTAGATTTCTGGGGAttcattaaatatgttttaccagaaaataaaaaagggagcAGGATAATAATCACAACACGTAATGATGAGGTAGCTTCTTCTTGTAAAGAATCTTCATTTGATTACATCCACAAGCTGCAACCTCTACCTCCAAAGAGCTCCTGGGAACTCTTTTGCAAGAAAGCGTTTCAGGGTGGATGTCCCCCGGAATTAGAGAAATTGTCTCATGATATTGTCAGAAGATGTGGTGGATTGCCACTAGCGATTGTAGCAGTCGGTGGTCTTTTGTCAAGAAAAGAGAAGCTTATCCCCGAATGGAAAAAATTTAGTGACAACCTAGGCTCTGAGTTACAAAGTAATTCACATCTTGAAAGTATCAATACAATTCTCTCTCTCAGCTACCATGATCTGCCTTACTACCTCAAGTCCTGTTTCTTGTACTTGGCCATTTTCCCGGAGGACTACACAATTAGATGTAGACCACTTACTCGGCTGTGGATTGCTGAGGGTTTTGTGAAAGCCAAGAAAGATGTAATGCTAGAAGATGTTGCAGAAGAATTCTTGACTGAGCTCATACACAGAAACTTAGTTCAAGTGTCAGAGCTATGTGCTGATGGAAAAATTGAAAGTTGTCACATTCATGACTTGATACGTGAGATTATTCTCAAAAAGGCCGAGGAGTTGAGTTTTTGTTGTGTGATGACCGGAGAAGCCTCAAGTTTTGATGGAAGATTTAGGCGCCTATCAGTTCATAATAGCTCAGATAATGTTGTAAACATTATTGGTAAAAAGTCGCACATCCGctccatttttctttacaaCTCTCAGATGTTTTTTCTGGAGAAATTGGCTTCAAGATTTAATCTTCTGAAAGTATTGGATCTTAATGATTCTGGTTTGGATAGTTTTCCTGAAAATTTGGGAAATCTGTTGCATTTGAGGTACTTAAGTCTGAGGAATACAAAAGTCAGGATGCTTCCAAGGTCCATAGGTAAACTACAAAACCTACAGACTTTGGATCTGAAATATTCCCTTGTGGAGGATCTTCCTGTTGAGATCAATAGGCTTAAAAAGCTGCGCAATATTCTAGCCCAGAATCTTGATATTGATCGTGAATTGGGCTTGTTTTCTGTTAAAGGAGTGCATGTAAAGGAGGGTATTGGGTGTTTGGAAGAGTTGCAGAAGCTGTCCTGTGTGGAGGCAAACCATGGGGTGGGGGTAATTAAAGAGCTGGGAAAGCTGAGGCAGTTGAGGAAGCTGAGTATTACAAAACTTACTAGAGAAAATGGGAAGCATTTATGTGCCTCTATTACAAACATGAATCGCCTTGAATCTTTGTTGATTTCGTCATTGAGTGAAAACGAGATTCTGGATTTACAGTATATGTCGTATCCACCCTCCTGTCTTTCATCTCTCCAGCTGGTCGGGCCTTTGGAGAAGTTACCTGACTGGGTTTTTGAACTTCGAAATTTATCTGTTGTAAGCTTGTGTTATTCTAACTTGATGAATGATCCAGTGCAAGTCCTTCAAGCCCTGCCTAGCCTGCAGATGCTTGAACTATGGCGTGCCTCTGCTGTTGAGGAATTGTGTTTTGAGGCAACCGGGTTTCAGAAACTTAAGCGCTTAGATCTCCTTTACTTGATGGGAGTGAAGAGGGCGAAAATAGAGAACGGAGCACTGCCCCTACTCGAGGTGCTTTCCGTTGGGCCCTTCCCACAACTGGAGGAGCTCCCCCCGGGTATCCGCCACCTTACCAGACTTACAACTCTTGAATTTGTTAATTTGCAGGAAGAACTGAAACTAAGTATGATACCCTCCCGGGGCAGAAATTATAAGATAGTTGAGCACATTCCAAACGTCCTTTTTTCTGGGAATGGAACTGAAAGCCTACGAGAGCTATCTGACTACAAATCTTAA
- the LOC117919092 gene encoding putative ubiquitin-like-specific protease 1B, translating into MDRCRMYLDAGILGHDLGTCDMMFIPVCENNHWHVHVVNFAAGRVEILSSLPLRRGNSISAATRRLSMAINKALHAYKMHMDVDVSTFVHVQPHLVQQLNGFDCGILALKFMEFWNGATLTTSVAEDKLNMYRLQLVVELVLNERNTVRDKIMASCHL; encoded by the exons ATGGATAGATGTCGCATGTATCTGGATGCTGGTATATTGGGCCATGATTTGGGGACATGTGACATG ATGTTCATCCCAGTTTGTGAGAACAATCACTGGCACGTCCATGTTGTCAACTTTGCAGCTGGAAGAGTTGAAATTCTTTCATCTTTGCCCTTGCGGCGAGGAAACAGTATTAGTGCTGCAACAAGGCGATTATCTATGGCAATCAATAAAGCACTGCATGCATATAAAATGCATATGGACGTGGATGTCTCGACTTTTGTGCATGTCCAACCACACCTTGTGCAACAACTGAATGG GTTCGACTGTGGTATCCTTGCACTAAAGTTCATGGAGTTTTGGAACGGGGCGACCTTAACCACTTCTGTGGCAGAG GACAAGCTGAACATGTACAGACTCCAACTAGTTGTGGAACTAGTGCTCAATGAACGCAACACTGTTAGAGATAAAATTATGGCCTCCTGTCATTTGTGA
- the LOC117918114 gene encoding uncharacterized protein LOC117918114: MEEEMFCYIHEGGELVKTAVGSVEYKGGRTNCSVVSKNISQSEFVSKVCGELNLDSNSIKLEFTVKFDPSCLLPLHNDGDIVNMFKFNDMFCHVYISQCTECGDDLICPTSGPTPIVASNSAHVSSIGEPPLHISNESPTIQSFGFSQRCAMTNTVQLQPSRFEHSIVGSGHTFPNASEFRDAIYLMSLVGKFQYSYKRNSPKHMTVVCTIEDCPWKITARAIGDSNIVQVHTFRNVHNHCLEDVVLSQPLVRSTRASLVIDDVIRSTPEYQPRQICKDFVRQHGIQLTYLQAWQMKEKAKERIYGQPKNYYKLLPWMCERMLATNLGSSVELSYSDDDHFEKLFVAHSISIEGFVRGC; this comes from the exons ATGGAAGAGGAGATGTTTTGTTACATTCATGAAGGTGGTGAGCTTGTTAAGACTGCTGTTGGGTCCGTTGAATATAAGGGAGGTCGGACCAATTGCAGTGTTGTTAGCAAGAATATCTCACAATCTGAATTCGTTTCAAAAGTATGTGGTGAACTGAACTTGGATTCCAATTCTATTAAATTGGAATTCACAGTCAAGTTTGACCCATCATGTCTATTGCCACTGCATAATGATGGCGACATAGTCAATATGTTCAAATTCAACGACATGTTTTGTCATGTCTACATCTCCCAGTGTACTGAATGTGGTGATGACCTCATTTGCCCTACTAG TGGCCCAACCCCCATTGTTGCTTCAAACTCAGCTCATGTTTCCTCTATTGGCGAGCCCCCATTACACATCTCTAATGAGTCGCCCACAATTCAGTCATTTGGGTTTTCCCAAAGATGTGCTATGACAAATACCGTTCAACTTCAACCAAGCCGGTTCGAACATTCAATTGTAGGTAGTGGACATACCTTCCCAAATGCGTCGGAGTTTCGAGATGCAATATATTTGATGTCTTTGGTTGGAAAATTTCAATACTCTTACAAAAGGAATAGTCCAAAACACATGACCGTAGTATGCACAATTGAAGATTGTCCTTGGAAAATCACTGCGCGTGCAATAGGGGATTCAAACATTGTTCAAGTACACACATTCCGAAATGTGCATAACCATTGCTTGGAAGATGTTGTCTTGTCTCAGCCTTTAGTGAGATCCACGCGTGCATCGTTGGTCATTGATGATGTTATTCGATCTACTCCTGAATACCAACCACGCCAAATTTGTAAGGACTTTGTAAGGCAACATGGCATCCAGTTAACTTACCTACAAGCATGGCAAATGAAGGAGAAGGCTAAGGAGCGCATTTATGGACAACCCAAgaattattacaaattgttgCCATGGATGTGTGAAAGAATGCTTGCAACAAATCTGGGATCGAGTGTTGAGTTGAGTTATTCCGATGACGACCATTTTGAGAAGCTTTTTGTTGCTCATTCAATATCTATCGAAGGGTTTGTAAGGGGGTGTTGA
- the LOC117918117 gene encoding uncharacterized protein LOC117918117: MGFGGLLNFACRELRYELCAWLISQYDFTYHRLNMETGNAITVNEEHVNRVMGIPNSGQDVVILKRTAPSNRTYTLRVLEQNLENLPVCDDFLKSFLIFSCATLLAPNSKLEGSHDLWDTIWDGDVGVQRNWAKFLLKHLEDGIKEYRQKQPTYIRGCLMFLQLFYMAYFYMPSVNVEVTSPLAAAWTDDVMKRRLAAEISTFSGYGYVHAQERAQSTANMNVPSIASTSTADDDATEVVLLH; this comes from the exons ATGGGCTTTGGGGGCCTACTGAATTTTGCTTGTCGCGAACTAAGATATGAGCTATGCGCGTGGCTCATCTCTCAATATGACTTTACCTACCATAGACTTAATATGGAAACCGGCAATGCTATCACTGTCAATGAAGAACATGTCAATAGAGTGATGGGCATCCCTAACTCCGGGCAAGACGTGGTTATCCTTAAGAGAACAGCCCCGTCCAATCGCACATACACTCTCAGGGTACTGGAGCAAAACCTTGAGAATTTGCCCGTGtgtgatgattttttaaaatcatttttaattttttcatgtgcCACTCTACTGGCACCTAACTCTAAGCTTGAAGGAAGCCATGACCTTTGGGACACCATATGGGATGGTGATGTTGGTGTCCAAAGGAATTGGGCAAAGTTTCTGCTGAAACACTTAGAAGATGGAATCAAGGAATATCGACAAAAGCAGCCTACTTACATCCGAGGCTGCCTCATGTTCCTCCAG CTGTTCTACATGGCATACTTCTACATGCCATCAGTCAATGTTGAAGTGACCAGCCCGCTAGCTGCTGCATGGACTGACGATGTAATGAAACGCCGATTAGCAGCTGAAATATCAACATTCAGTGGTTATGGATATGTGCAT GCACAGGAGCGAGCACAAAGCACAGCCAATATGAATGTACCATCAATAGCCTCAACCTCTACAGCGGATGACGATGCTACAGAGGTAGTTCTTCTTCACTAA